One Argentina anserina chromosome 6, drPotAnse1.1, whole genome shotgun sequence genomic window, TTTGTTCTTTGGCCTCGAATGTTAGTCTTGAGTCTTGTATTATTGTTAAATAATCATTTTCTGCTCTTTTACGCCATGGGGATCTTTCTTTTTGGTAGCATAGATATAATCTCACATTAGCAATACATCTTTCTGAGGCAGATTTCAAAGGTTGAGAGAGATCATACCCGAGAATGATCAGAAAAGAGATAAGGCTTCATTCTTGTTAGAGGTAAATATTCCTGTAGTCTCTACTTATTTGATGACAATATTCTGTCCTTGTTAttattttgaaataaaatgtGTTTTTACGCAGGTTATAGAGTATATACAGTTTTTAAAGGAGAAGATAAATTTATATGAGGGTCCATACCAAGGATGGAATCCAGAGCCAGCAAAACTTATCCCATGGGTAAAATTTGAACACATGATATGTGTGTTGTGTTTGTTCTCATGTGCCATCTGGTAGTGTTGGAGTATCTATCACTTTTCCATTGCATGTCAGTTTCATAGGTTTCACTTACACCAAAGTGTGTACCCAGTATGAAAACAGAAACCacgtgtgtttttagtgtatTTATCGATGTGTAAAGATACTTGTGATCAACATGTGCCATCAAAAGGATTGAAGGAATGAATTGTGTTTTTCTGTATACACTCTACTGAATGTCTAACAGAgatacccttttttttttatggaattAGTTCTGATTTTAACTAGTAGTACATGCTCGTTATGTTTAAGGTGCGTAAGTAGAGGCATTATGCCCTCTGGTGTGTAGAATAACAGAAACTAAAACAACAGCACAAACTGTTCTCCGTCTGTTTAGATGAATATATGACTTGCAACTATTACATTATCTACATGGATGTTAATTATATTGATAGAGTCTGTCCAGTGGAAACTTACTGAACTCCAACTTGCTTTCTACAGAAAAGTCATCATAGGTCTGGAGAAGATTTTGCGGATCACTCTCAGAGCATGAACAATGGTTCTGGTCAGGAGAATAATGTTGTTGTCTCCCCTGCGATGCTCACCAATCCTCAAAACTCAGTGGAATGTGACTTGGACTCTGCTACTGTATACAAAGCACTAGATCAAATTCGTGGACTAGCTACTCCATCCATTCCTAATATGAACCAGCAAAACATCTTTGACCCTATTGAGACCATTGGAGCTCCTACACAACCACTGCAAGAATCTATCTCTGATGCTGAGCACACAGCTTCTCAATCTCAATACCAGTCATGGCCGGGCATAATGTCAACAGCTGTAACAGACAGTAAATCTAATAGGCATGATGAAAGCAAGACAGCTAGCATCTCGACTGCCTACTCTCAAGGGTGAGCTTCTAAGGATTTCTTGATAACTTGATCGTAATCTTGGAGTAAATATACTTATGCCGGCCCATTTTTACTGTTAATCTCGTTTGCTACTATGTTTGAAGAAATGGCCATAATAACTACATGCATGCTTATAGGCCtacaatatatttatatatatgtatgtgtgtGCGTGCGCATGTGCTACTATGGTAGACTTGGGTATGACAGTTCAGAACTATTgctggttgagactaggaatTGGCGCTTTATAAGTCAcaataattatatacatgaGTTTTCATAAAGGCGAAGTTATATGCTGATGAGTGTACTGAAAATTCAATACAGACTGAAATACATGTTAGTACCTAGGCTCTTCAGCATTGGCCCGAGTACTGTGCTAATTAATGAAAAACTATTTTACAGACTTTAGGACTCTAATGGTGGTGCTTGTTATATAATTAGTCCCCAAATTGTATAGATTCGTTCATCTAATGATTCATTTGACAGATGTGCTCTGTACTGTGTTTTGGTTGATCAGGGTATTGAATAATCTGACTCTGTCACTACGATCCTCTGGTGTGGACTTGTCCCAGGCCAGTATTAATGTTGAACTTGATGTTGGAAATCGAGCAGGGCTTGATGTTGGAAATCAAGCAGGCAGTGGCCTGAAATCAGTGGCATCTAGTTCACAGGTTCTGCTAGAATCTTTAGCCAGTTGACTGGTTTGACATGCATTTTACTGTGACTGCTAGATTTTGCAGATTTTTTGGTTTGTTGTTGAAATGCATCTCGGAAGTCCTGATTGTTCTATTATGTTGCGTTGCTTTTTGTGTGCTCAGGCTCATTTTAGACAATGCTTGAACAATCAAATGGTGACACATTCTCAAGTAGGCAGCTATCACGAGAACTTCGAACAGCCTCACAAGCGGTTCAGAACAGGAGAAAGCTAGCTTTACCTGGTCAGCAATTTTTCTTAGTATCCTGTGCTTTTTGGAGGGTGGGAGCTCTTGGGCGGGTCATTCATCTAAGGTCATGACCCAGAGACAACTAGGTCCGGGTCAATTGTACATGTTTGTGCTCCTTGTGCATGGGTTTTCCTAGATAGTTGCCTCATATATTCGTTTTTGTACTTCTCGGCGTTATTTATCTAACAATGCATCTGTTGAAATCATTTGGATTTTggaatctatatatatacatatctatCTTCTCTTACTGTAAAGCTAACCACTATACCGGTCAGCTCGATCGATTGCTCGAGTATATAAATACTCCTTGCGCAAGGAGTTCCAATACTTAAAACTTGTAGAACTCAAGTTAACAACTTAACATTGGTAAATATTTGACATCCACCTAGTAACATTAGCAATGAAACattgtaaaattttataaatGCTGGCACAATCTACCCTCTAATCATCATGAGATAAAGCTAAATCATTTATCAAATAAAACGTGGCAAATATGATTCTGTCTAATCTTCTTACCAACCCTAGTtctaatataaattatataatgaAGTGAGGAGTGGGGGACTCTGAATCTTTCAGTCTCTCTTTCACCTTTTTGGTAGTGTTTGTGTGCTGCGAAAGCTACGTTCAAGCTCAGAAAATGGCCGCCAGCATCAATGCATCATCGTCTTGAGTGGAACACTACAAGTAGAAACACTACAACTGGCTCTTATGGCTACATGACTATCGAACTAGAAGACCTTGAATGCTAGTTTCTTAGTGGATGGTGGCTCTTGGATCACACACcaagttttttctttcttggaTCACTCGTTGATAATTGCCATGCCATCACATCTCCAACCACCACTGGTTTTCTTATTTCTCTGAATTCTTATCTCTTTGTGCGTTTTGGTGCTTATGATGAGAATAAGTTATGGTATTTCTGGTCTTTCTGCGAAGTCAGTGGCCACTAAATTTAGGATCGTATCATTATGTATGGGCTATTTTATCATTGAAAGCATGGAGCTGGTGTACCATAACGCTTATGGTACATAGTTTATATCATGGTGCAACTAAACACTGAGGTACATTACAAGTTATGGTCGGAGACTTTTAACTACTTGGGAACTATGGACATGGAATAATGGGGATCATCTATGAAATCCGGTCGATTAATCCAACATGGAAAACTGGATTCGATCgagtattatatatacatgaggTTAAGCTAACAAGATAAACATGAGAAGATGAAGTGTAATTTTCCGTTTTATCTTATGTTGAGAAGCGGTTGCATCATGGACTCATGATGCTTGACCCAATTTAAGGGAATAATTGATTAGTTTAGGCATGCCTAATCCATGAAATGAAACCAATATCCAGAAACCCAATCATGCTTATCAGCTTTTCAGAGCGGCCTCATTACAAAGAATCATTTAGATAATATAATCATGATTAGTTTGCCCTTACCAAAATCATTTACAGATAAAAGCAGCAGTATGAATATATTACTTGTTGCAAAAATTGATGCTTACATAATTAAATGGGAAGATTATGACGGGCCAACTGTATTATTTCTATTTACAATAAGCTTATTCTGTCTCAAAatcttaattaatcaaagactAATCATGCTATGAAGTGTTTATCAAGTCTGAGGCCCCAAAATCACGTCCAACCCAATTTTGGTTTTACATAGCCCCAAATCCTTTCTGTAGTTAGACAACATCATGAAGTATTCACTGGCTGCATAAATCCTCAATGACAAAGTGCAGGAACTGTAGGAACCACTAGTTTGGCATGAATGGGATCATGTAGTTCTCAATGGCTCATCTAAGAGTTGCAAACATTCATGAGGATTGGAGTAGAAGTAATCCTCTTCTTTTGGTTTATCAACAATATAAACTCTCTTTTTGGGGCTCCCCATTCGAACAGCGTGAGCTTCCTTCACAATGGAAGAGAACTCATCCCAGCTCAGTGCTCCACTAATGAACTGATCAATCAAACCAATGAGAAGCCTTCTGTCTAGTAAAATTGTCTTCTTAAAACCTAGGAAcctgaaatttgaaaaatgcCAAGAAGAATATGTCAGATGAGAGGGCATTAGATTAGTAATATTTTACACAAATTATGTAGAACATTGTATTACCTGCGATGGCCTTCAACAACTTTGGCCATGTTTCCATCGTATGTTGGAACGAAAATGTCACTCTCAAGAGACACAAGGTAGTCCAATGCTGCCATTTGAGAAGAGTGGTTTGGGAAGAACCTCAAGTCCGAAGGATCGAGCAGTGTCTCTTTCCTCACCTGTTCCATAAAGAGCAGCAAATTGTTATCAGAGACCTAGGTATGTAGTTGTTAGAAAAGTTGCTTCTGCTTCATTCTACTTACCACATTAGGAAAAGCAGCTTTCAAACCTTCCATTCTTCGATCTCCACCGTATATTTCTCCGGCGGCAATGTAAATCTGAACATTGTGATCTATACCCAATGCAACCAATACTAGAGCAGTTTCTTCCGGTGTTAGAGGGCACAAGCCTTCTACCCTTTTCATTTCGGAATCAATGTCTTTTTCCTTCCACAACGGATTAGCATATCTAAACAAATTAATGTGcaacaaataacataattatGAGCAAATGTCGTGAAAATGTAAATGATGAAGATAAAAAGATGGGTATATACCTCATTGTGTTGAGTTCTTCCACCTCATTATTGCTGCAACCATGGCTGCAGCCAGAAAATGATAACATGTCCATTTCATATCTGAGATGAAGCACCAGAAAAGGGCCTTTTTCTCTCAAAATTCTGACTAGCTTTCGACCGGTTTCCTCTATCTGTGAAGTAAATCGCAGACCATGGAAATTGACTCTGCATCTCAGCTTCTGTATCTCAAGAGGTAGCCCATTATTAGCCACTCGAGCATCAGTTTTGTTCAAATGCACTACTTTGTGCTTTCTTACCAGCGGCAGGATCTGTTCAAACAAACCTCTACAAATCAGTAACAATTGTCGTAAAATCGAAAGGCTAAGCATTGATGAGCTAAATGCTTCCATACCTGATGAGTATAGTAGGAAATGTTGGACCAACTAACAGGTGGCAATGAATATACAGCTCTCTTGTTGAGCTTTGGGGGCAGTTCCTTCAGTATCCGGACCTCATCTCTCAATGATCTAATGAAATGATTGACATCGAAAATGTCTTCAAACTCACTGCATAACAGAAAAGAACATGCTTAGAAACCAAGGATCACTCATGttctcaataaaatcatacATAATGAGAACATTTGTACACAGATTAACCTTACCTTGCAGCCCAAAATGAGTTCTTATCCAGCTCTGGAACAATAAGAGTCACATTCATGTATCTGGCAATCGCAACCATATCACAAATCTAcagaaaatcaagaaaatgagGAAATTAACATTATGGAGACAGAACAAAGAACTGCTTTATTAACAA contains:
- the LOC126799208 gene encoding transcription factor BIM2, whose translation is MAKPSKGNHDEFEDDEEENHAGRAEGQGREKNRSKHSETEQRRRSKINERFQRLREIIPENDQKRDKASFLLEVIEYIQFLKEKINLYEGPYQGWNPEPAKLIPWKSHHRSGEDFADHSQSMNNGSGQENNVVVSPAMLTNPQNSVECDLDSATVYKALDQIRGLATPSIPNMNQQNIFDPIETIGAPTQPLQESISDAEHTASQSQYQSWPGIMSTAVTDSKSNRHDESKTASISTAYSQGVLNNLTLSLRSSGVDLSQASINVELDVGNRAGLDVGNQAGSGLKSVASSSQAHFRQCLNNQMVTHSQVGSYHENFEQPHKRFRTGES
- the LOC126798158 gene encoding rhamnogalacturonan I rhamnosyltransferase 1 encodes the protein MCKAGDFERNDYRAEWKMRYKVVSNVEKLKNSILKMNSWLLIMRAIVTALVWASAVQLIGIWLIRGPRVFKVWPPCNQLDLHVASELPKLPIPVFPPKRVYKNNGYLMVSCNGGLNQMRAAICDMVAIARYMNVTLIVPELDKNSFWAASEFEDIFDVNHFIRSLRDEVRILKELPPKLNKRAVYSLPPVSWSNISYYTHQILPLVRKHKVVHLNKTDARVANNGLPLEIQKLRCRVNFHGLRFTSQIEETGRKLVRILREKGPFLVLHLRYEMDMLSFSGCSHGCSNNEVEELNTMRYANPLWKEKDIDSEMKRVEGLCPLTPEETALVLVALGIDHNVQIYIAAGEIYGGDRRMEGLKAAFPNVVRKETLLDPSDLRFFPNHSSQMAALDYLVSLESDIFVPTYDGNMAKVVEGHRRFLGFKKTILLDRRLLIGLIDQFISGALSWDEFSSIVKEAHAVRMGSPKKRVYIVDKPKEEDYFYSNPHECLQLLDEPLRTT